One genomic window of Parcubacteria group bacterium includes the following:
- a CDS encoding glycosyltransferase family 2 protein, with the protein MRTLVVVPAYHESRKIFGVVRSVRELGYGVLVVDDASLDATADEARRAGAAVLRHFVNRGYGAALETGNQYALGHGYDIVVHFDGDGQHDAGEIARVIGPIQAGEADVVVGSRFLRGNASTPFVRKVLIKIAIIFTWAFSGIRLTDSHNGFRAFSARALEAIDCRQDGMSYASEVIDQIAEHGLSVCEVPVTIAYTDYSKAKGESNIKKVLLGVRFLWGKVIK; encoded by the coding sequence ATGCGCACGCTCGTCGTTGTTCCAGCATACCATGAGTCCCGAAAAATTTTTGGCGTTGTCCGCTCCGTGCGGGAGCTCGGGTACGGGGTGCTTGTGGTTGATGACGCGTCTTTAGATGCCACGGCGGATGAGGCTCGTCGCGCCGGTGCTGCGGTACTTCGCCATTTCGTCAACCGGGGGTATGGCGCTGCTTTGGAAACCGGAAATCAGTACGCCTTGGGGCATGGGTACGATATTGTGGTGCACTTTGACGGGGACGGCCAGCATGATGCGGGCGAGATTGCCCGGGTTATCGGGCCGATTCAGGCGGGCGAGGCTGATGTGGTGGTTGGGTCGCGATTTTTGCGTGGCAATGCGTCAACGCCGTTCGTACGTAAAGTTCTCATCAAGATTGCCATTATTTTTACGTGGGCGTTTTCCGGCATCAGGCTCACGGACAGCCACAACGGGTTCCGCGCGTTTTCGGCGCGCGCTCTGGAGGCTATTGACTGCAGGCAGGACGGCATGTCCTATGCGTCCGAGGTGATTGACCAGATCGCGGAGCATGGATTATCCGTCTGCGAAGTTCCGGTGACTATCGCGTACACGGACTACTCAAAAGCGAAAGGAGAGAGTAATATAAAGAAAGTGCTGCTCGGGGTCAGATTCTTATGGGGGAAAGTGATAAAATAA
- a CDS encoding UDP-glucose/GDP-mannose dehydrogenase family protein has protein sequence MKLSIIGAGYVGLVSGAAFAEFGHEVIIMDIDREKIEKLERGIIPIHEPGLERLLNKNADRISYTTNMEEAVRESWVHFICVWTPPLLDGGADLSAVRAVARELGKQFAKLKVKTPIVVTKSTVPVGTGKLVARTIRQAFKGEFSVVSNPEFLRESQAVADMMRPDRIVVGSNDEEAAQTVADMYQGVKAPVVMTDLATAEMIKYAANAFLATKISFINEVANICELTGADVDKVAEGIGTDPRIGKAFLKAGMGYGGSCFPKDVRALHQFSDAEGYAFKLLKSVIEVNEQQRRIVVDKVNKRLKILNGKNILVLGLAFKAHTDDVRESGAIDIIGRLQQQGANISAYDPLALLNAKKVLNDLVILVRDAHEGALGADAIVIATEWPEFRELDWAKIRTIMRKPLVIDARNLLDPREMKKLGFEYEGIGR, from the coding sequence ATGAAACTATCCATCATTGGAGCCGGGTACGTGGGTCTCGTTTCCGGGGCCGCATTCGCGGAGTTTGGGCATGAGGTCATCATCATGGATATTGACCGTGAGAAGATTGAGAAGCTTGAGCGCGGCATTATTCCCATCCACGAGCCCGGACTGGAGCGGCTCCTGAACAAGAACGCGGACCGCATCTCGTACACTACCAACATGGAAGAGGCGGTGCGCGAATCGTGGGTGCACTTCATCTGCGTGTGGACCCCGCCCCTTCTGGACGGGGGCGCTGATTTGTCCGCGGTGCGCGCGGTTGCCCGCGAGCTCGGGAAGCAATTTGCAAAACTGAAGGTGAAAACGCCGATTGTCGTGACCAAGAGCACGGTGCCTGTGGGTACGGGCAAGCTCGTGGCTCGCACCATCCGCCAGGCGTTTAAGGGCGAGTTCAGCGTGGTTTCAAATCCGGAATTTTTGCGCGAGTCGCAGGCAGTCGCGGACATGATGCGGCCCGACCGCATTGTGGTGGGTTCCAATGACGAGGAAGCGGCACAGACGGTTGCGGACATGTACCAGGGAGTGAAAGCTCCGGTTGTCATGACGGACCTTGCGACCGCTGAAATGATCAAGTACGCGGCAAACGCGTTTTTGGCGACCAAGATTTCGTTCATCAACGAAGTGGCGAACATCTGCGAGCTGACCGGCGCTGACGTGGACAAAGTCGCGGAAGGGATTGGAACCGACCCCCGCATCGGCAAGGCGTTCCTGAAAGCGGGCATGGGCTACGGCGGCTCCTGCTTCCCCAAAGACGTGCGCGCCCTGCACCAGTTTTCTGATGCCGAAGGGTACGCGTTCAAACTTTTGAAATCCGTGATAGAGGTGAACGAGCAGCAGCGGAGAATAGTGGTTGACAAGGTGAATAAGCGCCTGAAAATTTTGAACGGCAAGAATATCCTGGTGCTGGGTTTGGCGTTTAAGGCGCACACGGATGACGTGCGCGAATCCGGCGCCATTGACATCATCGGCCGGCTGCAGCAGCAGGGCGCCAACATCAGCGCCTATGACCCGCTCGCCTTATTGAACGCGAAAAAAGTTTTGAATGACCTGGTCATTTTGGTGCGTGATGCCCACGAGGGCGCGTTGGGAGCTGATGCCATTGTAATTGCGACCGAGTGGCCGGAATTCAGGGAGCTGGACTGGGCTAAAATCCGGACCATCATGCGCAAGCCTTTGGTGATTGACGCCCGGAATTTGCTTGACCCCCGCGAGATGAAAAAGCTTGGTTTTGAGTACGAGGGGATAGGCCGCTAA
- a CDS encoding NAD-dependent epimerase/dehydratase family protein, whose translation MNVLVTGGAGFIGSHIVDGLISEGHEIVILDDFSAGNREFINPAATVIKADIRDADSVSRAFAEHKPEAVFHLAAMIELRESFKDPKAAYGVNVTGSMNVINASKAAGVTKFIFASSAAVYGDNQNLPIKESEAVAPTSPYGEQKAEIERALKESGIPSIILRYSNVYGPRQGTMGEGGVVAVFCKKLAVGSSLTIFGDGEQTRDFVFVDDVVRANIKALSSNQKFGMYNVSTGIETSINTIASILLQEAQKDTTIERTKPVAGEVVRNSLDNGLAARELGWQPSVGIQEGLGVTWEWFRTNV comes from the coding sequence ATGAACGTCCTGGTCACCGGCGGAGCGGGGTTCATCGGTTCGCACATTGTTGATGGTTTGATCAGCGAGGGTCACGAAATCGTGATCCTTGATGATTTTAGCGCGGGGAATCGCGAATTCATTAACCCCGCGGCAACGGTCATAAAAGCTGATATTCGTGATGCTGATAGCGTCAGTCGCGCGTTTGCAGAACACAAGCCAGAAGCAGTGTTCCATTTGGCTGCTATGATTGAGCTTCGGGAGAGTTTCAAGGATCCTAAAGCTGCGTACGGCGTGAATGTCACGGGATCAATGAACGTCATCAACGCGTCAAAAGCCGCGGGTGTCACAAAGTTCATCTTCGCGTCGTCAGCGGCAGTGTACGGGGACAACCAGAATCTGCCCATCAAAGAGTCAGAAGCAGTTGCGCCGACATCACCTTATGGAGAGCAGAAAGCAGAGATAGAAAGAGCGTTGAAAGAGTCCGGCATTCCGTCAATCATATTGCGATATTCAAACGTGTACGGCCCGCGCCAGGGAACCATGGGAGAGGGCGGAGTGGTGGCAGTTTTCTGCAAGAAATTGGCGGTTGGATCGTCATTAACTATTTTTGGAGACGGGGAGCAGACCAGGGATTTTGTGTTTGTGGATGACGTAGTACGCGCAAACATCAAGGCATTGTCATCAAACCAGAAATTTGGCATGTATAATGTTTCAACGGGCATAGAAACCAGCATTAACACGATTGCTTCCATACTCTTGCAGGAAGCGCAAAAAGATACTACTATTGAGCGTACCAAACCAGTTGCAGGAGAGGTAGTGCGGAATAGTTTGGATAATGGTCTCGCGGCCCGAGAACTCGGCTGGCAGCCGAGCGTTGGCATTCAGGAAGGGCTTGGGGTGACCTGGGAGTGGTTTAGGACAAACGTATGA
- a CDS encoding NAD-dependent epimerase/dehydratase family protein: MSNTQGVFKKKNVIVAGGAGFIGSHICEALASDAGVNVICIDNLVSGTVMNIERQLALPNFKFLRHDITESINLVRFPELKVFEVEFAGIQEIYNCATPTSYKDPKRFAMETALVHSLGAKHVLDLAKQYGARVVHLSSSAIYGDPPPEDGHFKEDYWGFIDPVGSRAAYNEGKRFSEALCTVYRDQAGVDVSIARIFSTYGPRMIMAEGRHIPDFIAAAIDGNDITIYGEKEKASTFCYVRDTVEGILKLMEFPKEQGPVNIGSDEEHHLADIAEQVITLVGSASKVIFDKPLPDMHDQGLPDIKRAKDSLGWFPVVKMEQGLKETIEYMRSVKSSYEQQGLWEESTLDRKE; this comes from the coding sequence ATGTCAAACACTCAAGGAGTATTCAAAAAAAAGAATGTGATTGTTGCGGGAGGGGCGGGGTTCATCGGTTCGCACATCTGCGAGGCGCTCGCGTCCGATGCGGGCGTGAACGTGATTTGCATTGATAACCTGGTTTCGGGCACCGTGATGAACATTGAGCGGCAGCTAGCACTGCCGAATTTCAAATTTCTGCGGCACGACATCACCGAGTCCATTAACTTGGTACGGTTCCCGGAGTTGAAAGTGTTTGAGGTTGAGTTCGCGGGCATCCAGGAGATCTACAACTGCGCGACCCCGACCTCGTACAAAGACCCCAAGCGCTTTGCCATGGAAACTGCGCTCGTGCACTCTCTGGGCGCCAAACACGTGCTTGACCTTGCCAAGCAGTATGGCGCGCGGGTTGTACACCTTTCGTCATCCGCGATCTACGGCGACCCGCCCCCCGAGGACGGGCACTTCAAGGAAGACTACTGGGGGTTCATTGACCCGGTTGGCTCGCGCGCCGCGTACAACGAGGGCAAGCGCTTCAGCGAGGCCCTGTGCACGGTGTACCGCGATCAGGCAGGAGTTGACGTTTCCATAGCCCGCATATTCAGCACGTACGGGCCGCGCATGATCATGGCCGAGGGGCGGCACATTCCGGATTTTATTGCCGCTGCCATTGACGGGAACGACATCACCATCTACGGGGAAAAAGAAAAAGCGAGCACGTTCTGCTACGTGCGGGACACGGTTGAGGGCATCCTGAAGCTCATGGAGTTCCCCAAAGAGCAGGGGCCGGTGAACATCGGGAGCGATGAGGAGCACCATCTTGCGGACATCGCCGAGCAGGTCATCACCCTGGTCGGTTCCGCATCCAAGGTCATTTTTGATAAGCCGTTGCCGGACATGCATGACCAGGGTCTTCCGGACATCAAACGCGCCAAAGATTCGCTCGGATGGTTTCCGGTGGTCAAGATGGAACAAGGGCTCAAAGAAACCATTGAGTACATGCGCAGCGTCAAATCCAGTTACGAGCAGCAGGGCTTGTGGGAGGAGAGCACGCTTGACAGGAAAGAGTAG
- a CDS encoding S8 family serine peptidase, producing MRKRAPQLLLASIAGLLAPVFAFAAVAPNDPFYAEEQAADFNQIQLPGAWDLTTGSRGVIIAVIDAGTDTDHPDLIGNMWFNRGEKPLNGIDDDQNGYVDDLNGWDFLDEVSDPHPKFGNGYTFGGANHGTTVAGVAAAATNNGIGLAGVCWTCKIMALRALDSNGEGDTAHIAKAIDYAVANGADIINMSFVGALTDAALSDAVARAYEAGVILVAAVGNDADSGFIAGDLDFRPLYPVCLDGGANRVLGVGSLGSNNAKSDFSNYGFSCIDINTPGDGIAGPQLYDPALGKDFENRYRGGWQGTSVAAPIASGVAGLMKSINPTLSNSQVISIVRETAINIDRANGIYGGQLGAGLLNAAAAVKKAAETAGDGSKRTASPARSAISQAPKRILASSGQNRTVDVRMSGPGGEGAFSWRAYPAFFRGGAEVVSGDVDGDGELEIITGAGGGGGPQVRIFNTRGEVEGQFFAYDSHFRGGVHVAVADFDKDGIDEIVASAGSGLSSEVKIVDKGGAIKWSFKVTADGLVGGVTVQAADIDKDGEVEVITGTGGGSLPLVQIFDKMGVQEASWLAYPKFFRGGLNVAVGDVDGDGALEVVTAAGFGGGPQVRVFSSNGDVETQFFAFEPSFRGGTNLAVGNVDADATAEIIAGSGRGRATEVRVFSKFGVDFAQDSVFKVFEDGYKGGVNVGT from the coding sequence ATGCGGAAGCGAGCGCCACAACTGCTCCTTGCTTCTATTGCGGGCCTGCTCGCGCCGGTTTTTGCGTTCGCGGCTGTGGCGCCCAATGACCCGTTCTATGCCGAGGAACAGGCAGCGGATTTTAACCAGATACAGCTTCCCGGAGCCTGGGATTTGACTACTGGGTCGCGCGGCGTCATTATTGCGGTGATTGACGCGGGCACGGACACAGATCACCCTGACCTCATCGGAAACATGTGGTTCAACCGAGGGGAAAAACCCCTCAACGGCATTGATGACGACCAGAACGGCTATGTTGATGATTTGAACGGCTGGGATTTTTTGGATGAGGTTTCTGATCCGCACCCGAAGTTTGGGAATGGCTATACGTTCGGCGGGGCAAACCATGGCACCACCGTGGCTGGGGTCGCGGCTGCTGCCACCAACAACGGGATCGGCTTGGCCGGGGTGTGCTGGACCTGCAAGATCATGGCTTTGCGCGCCCTGGACTCAAACGGCGAGGGCGACACCGCGCACATTGCGAAAGCCATTGATTATGCCGTGGCAAACGGGGCTGACATCATCAACATGAGCTTTGTGGGAGCGCTCACGGACGCGGCCCTCTCCGATGCTGTGGCTCGGGCGTACGAGGCGGGCGTGATCCTGGTTGCGGCAGTGGGCAATGACGCGGACAGTGGGTTTATTGCAGGGGACCTGGATTTCAGGCCTTTGTACCCGGTGTGTTTGGACGGAGGCGCAAACCGCGTCCTGGGCGTGGGGTCTCTCGGCAGCAACAACGCTAAGTCCGATTTTTCCAATTACGGGTTTTCGTGCATTGACATCAACACGCCGGGGGACGGCATTGCCGGGCCCCAGCTCTATGACCCGGCTTTAGGCAAAGATTTTGAGAACCGGTACCGCGGAGGCTGGCAGGGCACGTCAGTCGCCGCACCTATTGCGTCTGGAGTTGCGGGCTTAATGAAGTCAATAAACCCAACGCTCTCCAACAGCCAAGTTATTTCCATTGTCCGCGAGACCGCGATAAACATAGATCGTGCCAACGGCATCTATGGCGGCCAGCTCGGCGCCGGGCTTTTGAACGCGGCTGCAGCAGTCAAGAAAGCCGCTGAAACAGCGGGGGACGGCTCAAAGCGGACCGCATCACCGGCGCGTTCAGCAATTTCGCAAGCGCCGAAGCGCATTCTTGCCTCATCCGGCCAGAACCGCACCGTTGACGTGCGTATGTCCGGGCCGGGCGGAGAAGGGGCATTTTCGTGGCGCGCCTACCCCGCGTTTTTCCGAGGCGGCGCTGAAGTTGTTTCCGGGGACGTGGACGGAGACGGGGAGCTGGAAATCATCACCGGAGCAGGGGGTGGAGGCGGGCCGCAAGTGCGCATATTCAATACTCGCGGGGAAGTGGAGGGCCAGTTCTTTGCGTATGATTCGCATTTCCGCGGGGGCGTGCACGTGGCAGTGGCTGATTTTGACAAAGACGGAATTGACGAGATTGTGGCATCAGCCGGCTCCGGGCTCTCAAGCGAGGTTAAAATCGTTGACAAAGGCGGCGCAATCAAATGGTCATTCAAAGTTACAGCAGACGGCTTGGTCGGCGGGGTTACGGTGCAAGCGGCTGATATTGACAAAGACGGCGAAGTTGAGGTTATTACAGGTACCGGAGGCGGCTCGTTGCCGCTGGTCCAGATTTTTGATAAGATGGGAGTGCAGGAGGCATCATGGCTCGCGTATCCCAAGTTCTTCCGCGGAGGCCTCAATGTTGCGGTGGGGGATGTGGATGGGGACGGGGCGCTTGAAGTGGTCACCGCGGCCGGGTTCGGGGGAGGGCCCCAGGTGCGCGTGTTCTCATCAAACGGAGACGTGGAAACCCAGTTCTTCGCATTTGAGCCTTCGTTCCGGGGCGGCACCAACCTCGCGGTCGGAAATGTGGATGCGGATGCTACGGCAGAGATTATCGCGGGGTCAGGCCGGGGCAGGGCTACCGAGGTACGGGTGTTCAGCAAGTTCGGCGTTGACTTTGCGCAGGATTCCGTGTTCAAAGTTTTTGAAGATGGTTATAAGGGGGGGGTGAATGTTGGAACATAG
- a CDS encoding O-antigen ligase family protein, whose amino-acid sequence MHQATIERVLARIIKACLCLAVLAPLLLSADYFFPAIFPKAVYFRLLIEVAVVAYVALAILSPAFRPRYHVAYAALVVFAALVLLTSLAGENFSYSFWGNYERMDGIFSWLHYWAVIVIAPSVLRSRRDWLVLLSWSIAAASLISGYGFLQRAGVATFGPLTIYETDLGRITGTIANPAFLAVYLLFNITFALIIIIERSIGMWWRGSAGAALVLIFSAYLLTGVRGAFLGFIASVIIFFLGTLLWGTTARIKRRVGQGFFAFVVALALLYGLVGKSALVTQNFGRLFRIDLADSTIQTRLVSWRGAVAGFKDNFWLGVGPQKFDVVFNQYFDPAFYGLVGDETWWDRAHNMVLEVAVTMGIFGLLAYLGVGIALAYSLYRMGVRELEHRMEALVILAFLAGYFIQNLFVFDTVSSYVMLTALVGYIVARTGKAGDAGGALGRLLSGTLDQAREFLPRIPERHWWVGGLVALGLMAPVAYAGNIKLVTHNRLLLTNLAYAQAQPFSKTMESYKTIFELSGFDSREVGIKLSQYLGQRALSGELTVAELQRGYSFLMDALDQIIERNPKDVRLLLSYGNTLNVYGEVLRQQQDAQASRRVLQKAERILTEAAELGSARQQVFHSLANTYLIMGDREKGISTLVATTEINPDNGITHWLLAFAYLQAGEYGPGIASADAALSAGYTFRSESEAQPVASALAGQGDWERLLRLYQKVAKDTGSGNAYAKVAATLAQMGRTEEAIVATEDVVAADPSLKGQVDDFVQKVKSGAADFISE is encoded by the coding sequence ATGCACCAGGCAACCATTGAGCGAGTATTGGCACGGATTATTAAGGCGTGTTTGTGCCTTGCGGTTTTGGCGCCGCTTTTGCTTTCGGCTGATTACTTTTTTCCGGCCATTTTTCCGAAAGCCGTGTACTTTCGGCTTTTGATTGAGGTCGCAGTGGTTGCATATGTTGCGCTGGCAATCTTGTCACCGGCGTTCCGGCCGCGCTACCATGTGGCGTATGCGGCGCTGGTTGTGTTCGCGGCCTTGGTGCTTTTGACTTCGCTTGCGGGCGAGAACTTCAGTTACAGTTTTTGGGGCAACTACGAGCGCATGGATGGCATCTTCAGCTGGCTGCACTACTGGGCTGTGATTGTTATCGCTCCAAGCGTACTGCGGAGCCGCAGGGACTGGCTCGTGCTACTCTCTTGGTCCATTGCCGCGGCAAGCTTGATATCGGGCTATGGGTTCCTGCAGCGCGCCGGGGTTGCAACGTTTGGGCCCTTGACTATTTATGAAACTGACCTCGGCCGTATTACCGGCACCATTGCAAATCCCGCATTCCTCGCGGTATACCTTTTGTTTAACATTACCTTTGCGCTGATCATAATCATTGAGCGCTCAATCGGCATGTGGTGGCGCGGCTCGGCCGGAGCTGCATTGGTTTTAATTTTTAGCGCGTACCTTTTAACTGGAGTGCGGGGCGCGTTTCTCGGCTTTATTGCTTCGGTTATTATATTTTTCCTAGGCACGCTCCTGTGGGGCACTACCGCGCGCATAAAACGCAGGGTGGGGCAGGGATTTTTCGCGTTCGTTGTGGCGCTCGCCTTGCTCTATGGCTTGGTGGGCAAGAGCGCACTCGTGACCCAGAACTTCGGCCGGCTCTTTAGGATTGACCTGGCTGACTCAACCATCCAGACGCGTTTGGTTTCCTGGCGCGGGGCTGTGGCCGGGTTTAAGGACAACTTCTGGTTGGGCGTGGGACCGCAAAAATTTGACGTGGTGTTTAACCAGTATTTTGACCCCGCGTTTTACGGGCTTGTAGGGGATGAGACCTGGTGGGATCGGGCGCACAATATGGTGCTTGAGGTTGCGGTGACCATGGGCATTTTCGGGTTGCTTGCGTACCTTGGGGTGGGGATTGCGCTCGCATACAGCTTGTACCGGATGGGCGTACGCGAGCTAGAACACCGCATGGAAGCGCTCGTTATTCTGGCGTTTCTGGCCGGCTACTTCATCCAGAATTTATTTGTGTTTGATACGGTCAGCTCGTACGTAATGCTTACGGCGCTCGTTGGCTACATTGTGGCGCGCACTGGCAAAGCCGGGGACGCGGGAGGCGCGCTTGGGCGCTTGCTTTCCGGAACTCTTGACCAGGCGCGCGAATTCCTTCCCCGCATTCCGGAGCGGCACTGGTGGGTTGGCGGGCTGGTAGCGCTCGGGCTCATGGCGCCGGTCGCATACGCGGGCAACATCAAGCTCGTCACCCACAACCGGCTGTTGCTTACGAACCTTGCGTACGCGCAGGCCCAGCCCTTTTCAAAAACCATGGAAAGCTACAAAACAATTTTTGAACTTTCCGGTTTTGACAGCCGCGAAGTGGGCATCAAGCTCTCGCAGTACCTAGGCCAACGCGCTCTTTCCGGGGAACTGACGGTTGCGGAACTACAGCGCGGGTACTCGTTTCTTATGGATGCGCTTGACCAGATTATTGAGCGCAATCCCAAGGACGTGAGGCTTTTGCTCTCCTACGGGAACACGTTAAACGTGTACGGCGAGGTACTGCGGCAACAGCAGGATGCGCAAGCCTCGCGACGCGTCCTGCAGAAAGCCGAACGCATCCTTACGGAGGCGGCAGAACTCGGGAGCGCGCGGCAGCAGGTGTTCCACTCGCTCGCGAACACCTACTTGATTATGGGCGACCGAGAAAAGGGAATTAGCACACTTGTTGCGACCACAGAGATTAATCCGGACAACGGGATAACCCATTGGTTATTGGCGTTCGCGTACCTGCAGGCAGGCGAGTATGGGCCCGGCATTGCAAGCGCGGACGCAGCCCTTTCCGCGGGCTACACGTTTCGGAGCGAGAGCGAAGCCCAGCCGGTCGCTTCCGCGCTTGCAGGGCAGGGCGATTGGGAGCGCCTGCTCCGGCTTTACCAAAAAGTCGCGAAAGATACTGGAAGCGGCAATGCATACGCAAAAGTTGCGGCGACTCTCGCGCAGATGGGAAGAACCGAGGAAGCCATTGTTGCGACAGAGGACGTGGTAGCCGCTGATCCATCGCTCAAAGGCCAGGTTGATGATTTTGTGCAAAAAGTGAAAAGCGGGGCCGCTGATTTTATCAGTGAGTAA
- a CDS encoding efflux RND transporter periplasmic adaptor subunit yields the protein MNFVNAMPNKEKRLKRLRIAMFVVGTALAVAVGAAAKQALQPSKASDAPAISELKTIQVKTISVGDQASGEIVSTAGVVTAKTKIDVSALAGGTVQELLFSVGDSVSPNQLLATLYDGSTLTSYQTTSANYQNVAQSVAAAKQSAQEAVRLAQISVEQANQSVASAETSLASAEESYQATLPIHEQQLKKTIQDALVSYHTNLAGVQASLDDINYIIRAEGTGQLEDISPTLSINDPASLVRARESWKTAKAGYNSQILRETSEENIKERLAELAGVLGQTLAAANDAVAVLQYTAPNFLFTESELKAEQTAMVSLKTGVAQNRALVTISLDAIGAIKTSQQKEQTALQNAAKTAENQLEASRIARDSAEAQLSSARAGYDRELAGAQTSLNSASGSRNLASQAVADLSVRSPISGTATARYVEIGTKVAPGQKIAEVSQTDLAAIEVGLSLELAKRVRIGDAAVIEGTFYGVISRIDPTADSFSRKINMEIAFDNTNKDLIPETFVNVEIPLAPANKETNESVLVPLKAVSIAPAERYVFVVQEGKAKKVLVETGATAGLDIEITRGLARGDELIVEGNRGLRDGQEVYADQ from the coding sequence ATGAATTTCGTCAACGCCATGCCAAATAAGGAAAAACGGCTCAAGCGCCTCCGCATTGCCATGTTCGTGGTTGGCACAGCGCTCGCGGTTGCCGTGGGAGCCGCCGCAAAACAAGCCTTACAGCCAAGCAAGGCATCTGACGCGCCAGCCATATCAGAGCTTAAAACCATACAGGTCAAAACCATTTCAGTCGGCGACCAGGCCTCGGGGGAGATTGTTTCCACGGCTGGCGTGGTAACCGCAAAGACTAAAATTGATGTGTCAGCGCTTGCCGGAGGCACGGTGCAGGAACTGCTCTTTAGTGTGGGCGACAGCGTTTCCCCGAACCAACTGCTTGCGACTTTGTACGACGGCAGCACGCTTACCAGCTACCAGACTACCAGCGCAAACTACCAAAACGTGGCGCAGTCCGTTGCCGCAGCCAAGCAATCCGCCCAAGAAGCGGTAAGGCTGGCCCAGATTTCTGTTGAACAGGCGAACCAGTCCGTTGCAAGCGCGGAAACAAGCTTGGCGAGCGCCGAGGAAAGCTACCAAGCCACCCTGCCCATCCACGAGCAGCAGTTAAAAAAAACCATCCAGGATGCCCTGGTTTCGTACCACACGAACCTTGCAGGCGTGCAGGCAAGCTTGGATGACATCAACTACATCATACGGGCCGAGGGAACGGGCCAATTGGAAGATATTTCACCCACGCTCTCCATAAACGACCCCGCGTCCCTGGTTCGTGCGCGCGAAAGCTGGAAAACCGCAAAAGCGGGCTATAACAGCCAGATTCTCCGAGAAACTTCCGAGGAAAACATCAAAGAGCGGCTCGCGGAGCTCGCGGGCGTACTCGGGCAAACGCTCGCAGCCGCCAATGACGCGGTCGCGGTATTGCAGTACACGGCTCCGAATTTCCTGTTTACGGAAAGCGAGCTGAAGGCCGAGCAAACCGCAATGGTCAGCTTAAAGACGGGCGTGGCCCAGAACAGAGCATTGGTCACGATCAGCCTTGACGCAATTGGCGCTATAAAAACCAGCCAGCAAAAAGAGCAAACCGCGCTCCAAAACGCCGCCAAAACCGCGGAAAACCAGCTGGAGGCCAGCCGCATTGCCCGCGACTCCGCCGAAGCCCAGCTTTCAAGCGCCCGTGCGGGCTACGACCGCGAGCTTGCGGGCGCCCAAACGTCGCTCAATAGCGCGTCTGGAAGCCGCAACCTGGCGTCCCAGGCAGTTGCGGATTTGTCCGTGCGCTCGCCCATCAGCGGCACGGCCACGGCGCGCTACGTTGAAATCGGGACCAAAGTCGCGCCCGGCCAAAAAATCGCCGAAGTGTCGCAAACTGATTTGGCCGCCATTGAAGTAGGGCTCTCCCTTGAACTGGCCAAGCGCGTCCGGATCGGGGACGCCGCGGTGATAGAGGGAACCTTCTATGGAGTCATAAGCCGCATTGATCCAACCGCAGACTCGTTCAGCCGGAAAATCAATATGGAAATCGCCTTTGACAACACTAACAAGGACCTCATTCCGGAAACGTTCGTCAACGTTGAAATTCCGCTCGCCCCCGCAAACAAAGAAACCAACGAAAGCGTCCTTGTTCCGCTCAAAGCGGTTTCCATTGCCCCAGCCGAGCGGTACGTGTTTGTCGTGCAAGAGGGAAAAGCGAAAAAAGTCCTCGTTGAAACCGGGGCAACCGCAGGCCTTGACATTGAAATCACGAGGGGGCTCGCACGGGGAGACGAGCTGATTGTTGAAGGGAACCGCGGGCTCCGGGACGGGCAAGAGGTGTATGCTGACCAATAA